From the genome of Homalodisca vitripennis isolate AUS2020 chromosome 8, UT_GWSS_2.1, whole genome shotgun sequence, one region includes:
- the LOC124368087 gene encoding MFS-type transporter clz9-like — protein sequence MDSHGSHVGPEVIELAKQNEIYLMTFPAHTSHLFQPLDVGVYKSLKSVWAKLLNNHMLLNPNNMPSRSHFHELFTPAFLESFTPLNIIHSFKKAGASPYNPNVLPAEALAPSRLTDRYGPSSPATRVRKSGYYLVILGKHCLPFLQRTPLKNNCMV from the coding sequence ATGGACTCTCATGGCTCGCATGTTGGGCCTGAAGTCATAGAACTTGCAAAGCAAAATGAAATCTACCTTATGACTTTCCCTGCACACACGAGTCATTTATTTCAACCCCTTGATGTAGGAGTTTACAAGTCTCTGAAAAGTGTCTGGGCTAAATTGTTGAACAATCACATGTTACTGAACCCAAACAACATGCCCAGTCGTTCCCATTTCCACGAGCTCTTTACTCCTGCATTTCTGGAAAGTTTCACTCCTCTGAATATCATACACTCATTCAAGAAAGCTGGGGCTTCTCCTTATAACCCCAACGTTCTTCCTGCAGAAGCATTGGCACCAAGCAGGCTCACTGATCGCTATGGTCCATCTTCACCTGCTACTCGTGTTAGGAAGTCAGGCTACTACCTTGTGATCTTGGGCAAACACTGTCTACCCTTTCTCCAAAGGACCCCTCTGAAGAACAACTGCATGGTGTAG